The following coding sequences are from one Deinococcus aerius window:
- a CDS encoding MIP/aquaporin family protein, translated as MTGGKMLAEGIGTFALVFAGMLAIVNHAGLLGVAFAHGLAITVMATALGTISGGQFNPAVSVGLSLVGRQSWADTLRFAAAQLVGGALGAFAVLAIRGQGALSGAGFGQPNPGPGFGAGAALGMETVLTFFLVLVVLKVAVRQGHALAGLIVGLTVVLDILAGGPVSGAAMNPARVFGPALVSGDWTFQWVYWVGPLLGAGLAALTARFLWRLPTQPQPVVPEARAV; from the coding sequence GTGACCGGCGGGAAGATGCTGGCCGAGGGGATCGGCACCTTCGCCCTGGTCTTCGCGGGGATGCTCGCCATCGTCAACCACGCTGGCCTGCTGGGAGTCGCCTTTGCCCACGGCCTCGCCATCACCGTCATGGCGACCGCCCTGGGGACCATCAGCGGCGGCCAGTTCAATCCCGCCGTCAGCGTGGGCCTGAGTCTGGTTGGCCGCCAGAGCTGGGCCGATACCCTGCGCTTCGCCGCCGCCCAACTCGTCGGCGGGGCGCTGGGGGCCTTCGCCGTCCTGGCGATCCGCGGCCAGGGCGCCCTGAGCGGGGCGGGCTTCGGCCAGCCCAACCCCGGCCCGGGCTTCGGGGCCGGGGCCGCGCTGGGGATGGAAACGGTCCTGACCTTCTTCCTGGTGCTGGTGGTGCTGAAGGTGGCGGTGCGGCAGGGGCACGCCCTGGCCGGGTTGATCGTGGGGCTGACGGTCGTGCTCGACATCCTGGCGGGGGGGCCGGTCTCTGGCGCGGCGATGAATCCGGCCAGGGTGTTCGGCCCCGCCCTGGTGTCGGGGGACTGGACGTTCCAGTGGGTGTACTGGGTGGGGCCACTGCTCGGCGCCGGGCTGGCGGCGCTGACCGCGCGCTTCCTCTGGCGCCTCCCCACCCAGCCACAACCCGTGGTGCCTGAAGCCCGCGCCGTTTGA
- a CDS encoding NAD-dependent malic enzyme, which produces MTTTEDRLPLTTHYDVRRDAAGHRYLEPLVRGFDLTRIPLLNKGTAFTEEEREALGLDGLIAPQVDSLETLVGRLYRDYVRITDPLEKHVFLRNLQDRNEVLFYALLAAHVEEMLPVVYTPTVGLAVQRFSQIYRVPRGLMLSTRTIERAEGALANVPLNDVRIIVATDSSAILGIGDQGFGGMGISIGKLSLYVVAGGVGPDKTLPVELDVGTNRQDLIDDPDYLGVHHRRLTGDEYLAFVDRFVEATRRRYPKAIIQWEDFSRDAAFTVLERYRRVVPSFNDDIQGTGAVVLAGVLNACRLKGERLRDQRIVIHGAGAGGIGVTDALRRGLMRDGLGDGEARARLFVLDQTGLLLSDRELDGYKRPYAHDPAGLGFTYEGRAPGLLETVRGAKATVLVGLSGVAGAFSEEVVRAVRANTPWPVVFPLSNPTAHCEALPEDVLRWTDGAALVATGSPFAPVELGGRTHPIGQGNNAFIFPGLGFGAVLAGAREITDEMVLEAAYALADYTGREHPERLYPPVAELPAASVEVAARVIRQALRDGVAQETGLDDLDEAALTERVRAKFWVPKYLPFRAPGREGGRA; this is translated from the coding sequence ATGACCACCACCGAGGACCGCCTGCCGCTCACCACCCACTACGACGTGCGCCGTGACGCCGCCGGGCACCGCTACCTGGAACCCCTGGTGCGGGGCTTCGACCTCACCCGCATTCCGCTGCTCAACAAGGGCACCGCCTTCACCGAGGAGGAACGGGAGGCGCTGGGTCTGGATGGGCTGATCGCCCCGCAGGTGGATTCGCTGGAGACGCTGGTGGGCCGCCTCTACCGCGACTACGTGAGGATCACCGACCCGCTGGAGAAGCACGTCTTCCTGCGCAACCTGCAAGACCGCAACGAGGTGCTGTTCTACGCCCTGCTCGCCGCGCACGTGGAGGAGATGCTGCCAGTCGTGTACACGCCGACGGTGGGCCTGGCCGTGCAGCGGTTCAGCCAGATTTACCGGGTGCCGCGCGGCCTGATGCTCTCCACCCGCACCATCGAGCGGGCGGAGGGGGCGCTCGCCAACGTGCCCCTCAACGATGTGCGGATCATCGTGGCGACCGATTCCAGCGCGATCCTCGGTATCGGGGACCAGGGCTTCGGCGGCATGGGCATCTCCATCGGGAAGCTCAGCCTGTACGTCGTGGCGGGCGGCGTGGGACCGGACAAGACACTCCCGGTCGAACTCGACGTGGGCACGAACCGGCAGGATTTGATCGACGACCCCGACTACCTGGGCGTGCACCACCGCCGCCTCACCGGGGACGAGTACCTCGCCTTCGTGGACCGCTTCGTGGAGGCGACCCGGAGGCGGTATCCCAAGGCGATCATCCAGTGGGAGGACTTCTCGCGCGACGCGGCCTTCACCGTGCTGGAGCGCTACCGCCGGGTGGTGCCCAGCTTCAACGACGACATCCAGGGCACGGGCGCGGTGGTCCTCGCCGGGGTGCTGAACGCCTGCCGCCTGAAGGGCGAGAGATTGCGCGACCAACGGATCGTCATTCACGGCGCCGGAGCAGGCGGCATCGGCGTGACCGACGCCCTGCGCCGCGGCCTGATGCGGGACGGCCTGGGCGACGGGGAGGCCCGCGCCCGCCTGTTCGTCCTCGACCAGACCGGGCTGCTGCTCAGCGACCGCGAGCTGGACGGCTACAAGCGGCCCTACGCGCACGACCCGGCGGGCCTCGGCTTCACCTACGAGGGCCGGGCACCGGGGCTGCTGGAGACCGTGCGGGGGGCGAAAGCGACGGTCCTGGTCGGCCTCTCGGGCGTGGCGGGCGCCTTCAGCGAGGAGGTCGTGCGGGCGGTGCGGGCCAACACGCCCTGGCCCGTCGTGTTCCCGCTCTCCAACCCCACCGCCCACTGTGAGGCGCTGCCGGAGGACGTGCTGCGCTGGACGGACGGGGCGGCGCTCGTCGCCACGGGCAGCCCCTTCGCCCCGGTGGAACTGGGGGGCCGCACCCATCCCATCGGGCAGGGGAACAACGCCTTCATCTTCCCGGGGCTGGGCTTCGGCGCGGTCCTCGCCGGGGCGCGCGAGATCACCGACGAGATGGTGCTGGAGGCCGCCTACGCCCTGGCCGACTACACCGGGCGCGAGCACCCCGAGCGCCTCTACCCGCCCGTCGCCGAGCTGCCCGCCGCCAGCGTGGAGGTCGCCGCGCGGGTGATCCGGCAGGCGCTCCGCGACGGGGTGGCGCAGGAGACGGGGCTGGACGACCTGGACGAGGCGGCGCTGACCGAACGGGTGCGGGCCAAGTTCTGGGTGCCGAAGTACCTGCCGTTCCGCGCCCCGGGCCGCGAAGGGGGCCGGGCGTGA
- a CDS encoding UbiA family prenyltransferase, giving the protein MSSSTLRPDLSRRLYGHLSLARISNSPTVVTNALAGAALAGGGGVTLVLVAAAMVLFYTGGMYLNDLLDLGIDRRERPTRPLPSGLIPVGEAWAVTAALFGAGLLLLVPAGGKAFLSGLGLVGLIVFYDAWHKTNPLSPVVMAATRAMVYVTAGLAFLPQLTPPLIVWAALLAAYIAGLTYVAKTESRRGTARFWPVALVAAPAVYGLVGGFGPGVALLALLLAAWVAHCLTFVYGKTRNIGGAVGRLIAGVCLLDAVVLGVAGAWAWLPWALAAFALTLWWQRHIKGT; this is encoded by the coding sequence ATGTCCTCTAGCACCCTCCGGCCCGACCTGTCGCGGCGCCTGTACGGCCACCTGTCGCTGGCCCGCATCTCCAACAGCCCGACCGTCGTGACGAACGCCCTGGCTGGGGCGGCGTTGGCCGGTGGGGGCGGCGTAACGCTCGTCCTCGTGGCTGCCGCAATGGTGCTGTTCTACACGGGTGGGATGTACCTGAATGACCTCCTCGACCTCGGCATTGACCGCCGGGAACGGCCCACCCGCCCGCTGCCCTCGGGCCTGATCCCGGTGGGCGAGGCGTGGGCGGTGACTGCCGCGCTGTTTGGGGCCGGGCTGCTGCTCCTCGTGCCTGCTGGAGGAAAAGCCTTCCTCAGCGGCCTGGGGCTCGTCGGCCTGATCGTCTTCTACGACGCCTGGCACAAGACCAATCCCCTCAGCCCGGTCGTCATGGCCGCGACCCGCGCGATGGTGTACGTGACGGCGGGGCTGGCCTTTCTGCCGCAACTGACGCCGCCGCTGATCGTCTGGGCCGCCCTCCTCGCCGCGTACATCGCGGGCCTGACCTACGTGGCCAAGACCGAGAGTCGGCGGGGCACCGCGCGCTTCTGGCCGGTCGCGCTGGTGGCCGCGCCCGCCGTGTATGGCCTGGTCGGCGGCTTCGGCCCCGGCGTGGCCCTCCTCGCCCTGCTCCTCGCGGCGTGGGTGGCCCACTGCCTGACCTTCGTGTACGGGAAGACGCGCAACATCGGCGGGGCGGTGGGGCGGTTGATCGCTGGAGTCTGCCTGCTCGACGCCGTCGTGCTGGGCGTGGCGGGGGCGTGGGCCTGGCTGCCCTGGGCGCTCGCCGCCTTCGCGCTGACCCTGTGGTGGCAGCGCCACATCAAAGGAACCTGA
- a CDS encoding DinB family protein, translated as MTPLDLAANAAALRALGTSPEEVRDRLARELDAFEAAVLAAQGRWHEPLPGRTWTAAQEAEHVILVNEGTARIVALLLSDRPLRPVPQVPGEVVEGKRQAPDATRPGPDQPWEALRERHATVREALLGQAPRATDDPGRRFFHPFMGELTALDWLRMAAYHVRHHRQQLRAASTPG; from the coding sequence ATGACCCCACTCGACCTCGCCGCGAACGCGGCCGCGCTGCGCGCCCTGGGAACCTCCCCCGAGGAGGTGCGGGACCGCCTCGCCCGGGAACTGGACGCCTTCGAGGCCGCCGTCCTCGCCGCGCAGGGGCGCTGGCACGAGCCGCTGCCGGGCCGGACATGGACCGCCGCCCAGGAGGCCGAACACGTGATCCTGGTCAACGAGGGCACCGCGCGCATCGTCGCCCTGCTGCTCTCGGACCGCCCGCTGCGCCCGGTGCCCCAGGTTCCCGGCGAGGTCGTGGAGGGCAAGCGCCAGGCCCCCGACGCCACCCGCCCCGGCCCCGACCAGCCCTGGGAGGCGTTGCGGGAGCGTCACGCCACCGTCCGCGAGGCCCTGCTCGGTCAGGCCCCCCGCGCCACCGACGACCCCGGGCGGCGCTTCTTCCACCCCTTCATGGGGGAACTCACGGCGCTCGACTGGCTGCGGATGGCGGCCTACCACGTGCGGCACCACCGCCAGCAGCTTCGGGCAGCCAGCACTCCGGGCTGA
- the eboE gene encoding metabolite traffic protein EboE yields the protein MRLAGGVQLTYCTNIHPSSGMGEVRANLERYAVPLRERLSPDAPFGIGLRLSGQESAELVEGSALADFKAFLDERGLYVFTMNGFPYGPFHGQPVKAQVHAPDWRDEERVAYTLRLAEILAALLPEGEEGGISTSPLSYREWVGEGDWERLTGNVVRVVEALVHLRQTRNCFIHLDIEPEPDGLLQCSDDLARFFTEHLLEGGARDLAARLGVRQEQAREHLRNHVQVCFDTCHVAVMYEDPARALQTYEQAGLRIGKIQISSALRLPLPPAPEARLEVAQALSPFAEGTYLHQVIARRQDGEIVQYPDLPPALAGLNDPAMTEWRVHFHVPVFLERAGLFGSTQAEIVETLALLRGRPFTRHLEIETYTWDVLPDELKLPLLDSIEREYRWVRDVL from the coding sequence ATGCGGCTGGCGGGCGGAGTGCAGCTCACCTACTGCACGAACATTCACCCCTCGTCAGGAATGGGGGAGGTGCGGGCGAATCTGGAGCGGTACGCGGTGCCGCTCAGGGAACGCCTGTCGCCGGACGCTCCCTTTGGGATCGGTTTGCGCCTGTCCGGGCAGGAGAGCGCGGAACTGGTAGAGGGTTCGGCACTCGCTGACTTCAAAGCGTTTCTCGACGAGCGCGGCCTCTACGTCTTCACCATGAACGGCTTTCCCTACGGCCCCTTCCATGGTCAGCCCGTGAAGGCGCAGGTCCACGCCCCTGACTGGCGGGACGAGGAGCGGGTCGCCTACACCCTGCGCCTCGCCGAGATTCTGGCCGCGTTGCTGCCGGAGGGGGAGGAGGGCGGTATCTCGACCAGCCCGCTGTCCTACCGGGAATGGGTAGGGGAGGGGGACTGGGAGAGGCTGACGGGCAACGTGGTCCGGGTGGTGGAGGCGCTCGTCCACCTGCGTCAGACGCGGAACTGCTTCATCCACCTGGACATCGAGCCCGAGCCGGACGGGCTCTTGCAATGCAGCGACGACCTGGCACGGTTTTTCACCGAGCATTTGTTGGAGGGGGGCGCGCGGGACCTGGCGGCTCGCCTTGGAGTCCGCCAGGAGCAGGCGCGCGAACACCTGAGAAACCACGTCCAGGTCTGCTTCGACACCTGCCACGTCGCCGTGATGTACGAGGACCCGGCGCGGGCTTTGCAAACCTACGAGCAGGCGGGCCTCCGCATCGGAAAAATCCAGATCAGCTCGGCCCTTCGGCTTCCGTTGCCCCCCGCCCCCGAGGCGCGGCTGGAGGTGGCCCAGGCCCTCTCGCCCTTTGCGGAGGGAACCTATCTCCATCAGGTGATCGCCCGGCGTCAGGACGGGGAAATCGTGCAGTACCCCGACCTGCCGCCCGCGCTCGCCGGGTTGAACGATCCGGCGATGACGGAATGGAGAGTCCACTTCCACGTGCCCGTCTTTCTGGAACGGGCAGGCTTGTTCGGCTCCACGCAGGCCGAGATCGTCGAGACGCTGGCCCTGCTGCGCGGGCGGCCCTTCACCCGGCACCTCGAAATCGAGACGTACACCTGGGACGTGCTGCCGGATGAGTTGAAGTTGCCCCTCCTGGACTCCATCGAGCGGGAATACAGGTGGGTGCGGGATGTCCTCTAG
- a CDS encoding 3-dehydroquinate synthase, producing MPLTRVIEQTVPVTFRYAVHFTHGLFAPHNPVFRDALAGTAGEPVKVLCVLDAGVLQAFPSLESQIGAYFARHAGALRLVAPPLVVPGGERVKQEGGHVQRVQDAIHAHGIDRHSYVVVVGGGAVIDMVGFAAGTAHRGVRLVRVPTTVLAQNDSGVGVKNSVNAYGKKNWLGTFAPPHAVLNDLDFLAALGDRDWRGGLAEAVKVALLKDAAFFAWLEEHAPALVARDLSAMEHAVYRCAELHLAHIAGSGDPFEMGSSRPLDFGHWAAHKLESLTNYALRHGEAVAVGLALDCTYAALKGMLSESDWRRVLDLLLGLRLPVYVPELGTSAQDPADPKSVLSGLNEFREHLGGRLTIPLLTAIGQATEVHEMDFGLLRRSVGILQNLHEKRGTPWLSIQAPAC from the coding sequence ATGCCGCTGACCCGCGTGATCGAGCAGACCGTTCCGGTCACGTTCCGCTACGCCGTCCATTTCACCCACGGGCTGTTTGCGCCGCACAATCCCGTCTTTCGCGACGCCCTGGCGGGCACGGCGGGCGAGCCCGTCAAGGTGCTGTGCGTCCTCGACGCGGGCGTTCTCCAGGCGTTTCCCAGCCTGGAATCGCAGATCGGAGCCTACTTCGCCCGGCACGCGGGCGCGCTGCGGCTGGTCGCCCCGCCCCTCGTCGTGCCGGGGGGAGAACGGGTGAAACAGGAAGGCGGCCACGTTCAGCGGGTGCAGGACGCCATTCACGCCCACGGCATTGACCGGCACTCCTATGTGGTCGTGGTCGGCGGCGGCGCCGTGATCGACATGGTGGGCTTCGCGGCGGGCACCGCTCACCGGGGCGTGCGGCTGGTGCGGGTGCCCACCACCGTCCTCGCGCAGAACGACTCGGGCGTGGGCGTCAAGAACAGCGTGAACGCCTACGGCAAGAAGAACTGGCTGGGCACCTTCGCGCCGCCCCACGCGGTCCTCAACGACCTCGACTTCCTGGCCGCGCTGGGGGACCGCGACTGGCGGGGCGGGCTGGCCGAGGCGGTCAAGGTGGCGCTCCTCAAGGACGCGGCCTTCTTCGCCTGGCTGGAGGAGCACGCCCCGGCCCTCGTCGCCCGCGACCTGAGCGCGATGGAACACGCCGTCTACCGCTGCGCCGAGCTGCACCTCGCCCACATCGCCGGGAGCGGTGACCCCTTCGAGATGGGGTCCTCGCGGCCCCTCGACTTCGGGCACTGGGCGGCGCACAAGCTCGAAAGCCTGACGAACTACGCGCTGCGCCACGGCGAGGCGGTGGCGGTCGGGCTGGCGCTCGACTGCACCTACGCGGCGCTGAAGGGGATGCTCTCCGAGAGTGACTGGCGGCGCGTCCTCGACCTGCTGCTCGGCCTGCGGCTGCCCGTCTACGTGCCCGAACTGGGCACGTCGGCCCAGGACCCCGCCGACCCCAAGAGCGTGCTGAGCGGCCTGAACGAGTTCCGCGAGCACCTGGGCGGGCGCCTCACCATTCCGCTGCTGACCGCCATCGGCCAGGCGACCGAGGTTCACGAGATGGACTTCGGGTTGCTCCGGCGCAGCGTTGGCATTCTCCAAAACCTGCACGAGAAGCGAGGAACCCCATGGCTTTCCATCCAGGCACCTGCCTGCTGA
- the uraH gene encoding hydroxyisourate hydrolase, whose translation MTAPAARPRPAPSPSGLTTHVLDIARGRPASGVRVELFRVEGGDRRKLAEAVTNADGRTDAPLTGHGGLHPGTYALTFHIAPYFAGFEGAPAVPFLDLVTLRFTLSDPSGHCHVPLLITPWSYSTYRGG comes from the coding sequence ATGACGGCTCCTGCGGCTCGCCCCCGCCCGGCCCCGTCCCCTTCGGGGCTGACAACGCACGTTCTCGACATCGCGCGGGGCCGCCCGGCCAGCGGGGTCCGGGTCGAACTCTTCCGGGTCGAGGGTGGGGATCGCCGCAAGCTCGCCGAGGCGGTGACGAACGCGGATGGCCGCACGGATGCTCCCCTGACCGGGCACGGCGGCCTGCACCCCGGCACCTACGCGCTGACCTTCCACATCGCCCCGTACTTCGCGGGCTTCGAGGGGGCGCCGGCCGTACCCTTCCTCGACCTCGTCACGCTGCGCTTCACGCTGAGTGATCCCTCCGGGCACTGCCACGTGCCGCTGCTCATCACCCCCTGGTCGTACAGCACTTACCGGGGAGGCTGA
- a CDS encoding TatD family hydrolase has translation MNYIDMHAHMISRTTDDYHRMALTGCLAVTEPAFWSGRDRLGPQAFADYFDHLTTFEPARAAQYGIAHYTWLCLNPKEGEDRELARQVLALIPDFLERPNVLGIGEIGLNRVTRNELATFHDHVELALEHGQLIHIHTPHLEDKYKGTRVMVEALASDPRIDPGRVMIDHAEEHTVEMILDHGFWTGLTLYPRTKASPARAIDMIEMHGPGRIVVASACDWGPSDALAVPEFVLEARRRGHDDALIERIVLDNPAQFLGQSSKFIPVKPGRAKVAAD, from the coding sequence ATGAACTACATCGACATGCACGCGCACATGATCTCGCGCACCACCGACGACTATCACCGGATGGCGCTGACGGGCTGCCTGGCCGTCACCGAGCCCGCCTTCTGGTCGGGGCGCGACCGGCTGGGGCCGCAGGCGTTCGCGGACTACTTCGACCACCTCACGACCTTCGAGCCCGCGCGGGCGGCGCAGTACGGCATCGCGCACTACACCTGGCTCTGTCTCAACCCCAAGGAGGGCGAGGACCGCGAGCTGGCCCGGCAGGTCCTCGCGCTGATTCCCGACTTTCTGGAGAGGCCCAACGTGCTCGGCATCGGCGAGATCGGCCTGAACCGCGTCACGCGCAACGAACTCGCCACCTTCCACGACCATGTGGAACTCGCGCTGGAGCACGGCCAACTGATCCACATCCACACGCCGCACCTGGAGGACAAGTACAAGGGGACCCGCGTGATGGTGGAGGCGCTCGCCAGCGACCCCCGCATCGACCCGGGCCGCGTGATGATCGACCACGCCGAGGAGCACACCGTCGAGATGATCCTCGACCACGGCTTCTGGACCGGGCTCACCCTCTATCCGAGGACGAAGGCCTCCCCCGCCCGCGCCATCGACATGATCGAGATGCACGGGCCTGGGCGCATCGTGGTCGCCTCGGCCTGCGATTGGGGCCCCAGCGATGCCCTCGCGGTGCCCGAGTTCGTGCTGGAGGCGCGGCGGCGGGGACATGACGACGCGTTGATTGAACGGATTGTGCTGGACAACCCAGCGCAGTTCCTGGGGCAGTCCTCCAAGTTCATCCCGGTGAAGCCCGGACGAGCGAAGGTCGCGGCGGACTGA
- a CDS encoding bifunctional metallophosphatase/5'-nucleotidase, translating into MKLWFLSAALLGSAASAAPLTVTILHTDDLHGHLDPVKVGEGTYGGYARQTALFRKYAAEDTNPLVLSGGDTFQGTLFYNVYQGLADVLFMNLQGYQAMAVGNHEFDNGPEALARFAQKAQFPLLAANLDVSTEPLLKDLIKPYAVLNVAGQKVGVIGAVTPDLPLISSPGDNVKMLELTQSLKGSVKALQDQGIDKIILVSHLGYTLEQEVAKTVPGLDVIVGGHSHTLLGTFDNKDFPPSEGPYPTVVQNPDGNRTLLVAAWEWGKVLGRIKVTFNDAGAVESYEGQPIVVSADLPEDPTAKRMIETLSVPIANLRKQVIGNTTQGLNGSREIVRKRESGMANVLADAALEAGQKGGAVMAFVNGGGVRSSIDAGPITFEEAITVQPFGNTLTLLDLTGAEIKQALEHGVATWSESKGQFLHVSKGMSYTFDLSRPAGSRVTAVTLNGQPLDDTKTYTVAMNTFTAKGGDGFDVFKNTKGRRIDTGTLDIDILVNYLKAHPTVDAQPEGRIVIVNEPK; encoded by the coding sequence ATGAAACTGTGGTTCCTGTCCGCCGCCCTCCTGGGCTCCGCCGCCTCTGCCGCGCCCCTCACCGTGACCATCCTGCACACGGACGACCTGCACGGGCACCTCGACCCCGTGAAGGTCGGCGAGGGGACGTACGGGGGCTATGCCCGCCAGACCGCCCTCTTCCGCAAGTACGCCGCCGAGGACACCAACCCCCTGGTGCTCTCGGGCGGGGACACCTTCCAGGGAACGCTGTTCTACAACGTCTACCAGGGCCTGGCCGACGTGCTGTTCATGAACCTCCAGGGCTACCAGGCGATGGCGGTGGGCAACCACGAGTTCGACAACGGCCCCGAGGCGCTCGCCCGCTTCGCCCAGAAGGCGCAGTTCCCGCTGCTGGCCGCCAACCTCGACGTGAGTACCGAGCCGCTCCTCAAGGACCTGATCAAGCCCTACGCCGTGCTGAACGTGGCCGGGCAGAAGGTCGGCGTGATCGGGGCCGTGACGCCCGACCTCCCGCTCATCAGCTCGCCCGGTGACAACGTGAAGATGCTGGAGCTGACGCAGAGCCTGAAGGGCAGCGTGAAGGCGCTTCAGGACCAGGGGATCGACAAGATCATCCTCGTGTCGCACCTGGGCTACACGCTGGAGCAGGAGGTGGCGAAGACCGTGCCCGGCCTCGACGTGATCGTGGGCGGGCACTCGCACACCCTGCTGGGAACCTTTGACAACAAGGACTTCCCGCCGAGCGAGGGGCCCTACCCCACCGTGGTCCAGAACCCCGACGGCAACCGCACGCTGCTCGTGGCCGCCTGGGAGTGGGGCAAGGTGCTGGGCCGCATCAAGGTGACCTTTAACGACGCGGGCGCCGTCGAGAGCTATGAGGGCCAGCCCATCGTCGTGTCCGCCGACCTGCCCGAGGACCCCACGGCCAAGCGGATGATCGAGACGCTGAGTGTTCCGATTGCCAACCTCCGCAAGCAGGTCATCGGCAACACCACCCAGGGCCTGAACGGCAGCCGCGAGATCGTCCGCAAGCGCGAGAGCGGCATGGCGAACGTGCTGGCCGACGCCGCACTGGAGGCCGGGCAGAAGGGCGGCGCCGTCATGGCCTTCGTGAACGGCGGCGGCGTGCGCTCCTCCATCGACGCGGGGCCGATCACCTTCGAGGAGGCGATCACCGTGCAGCCCTTCGGCAACACGCTGACGCTGCTGGACCTGACCGGGGCCGAGATCAAGCAGGCGCTCGAACACGGCGTCGCCACCTGGAGCGAGAGCAAGGGTCAGTTCTTGCACGTCTCCAAGGGCATGAGCTACACCTTCGACCTCTCCAGGCCCGCCGGGAGCCGCGTCACCGCCGTCACCCTGAACGGCCAGCCGCTGGACGACACCAAGACGTACACGGTCGCCATGAACACCTTCACGGCCAAGGGCGGCGACGGCTTCGATGTGTTCAAGAACACCAAGGGGCGCCGCATCGACACGGGCACCCTGGACATCGACATCCTGGTGAACTACCTCAAGGCCCACCCCACCGTCGATGCCCAGCCCGAGGGCCGCATCGTGATCGTGAACGAGCCGAAGTAA
- a CDS encoding alkaline phosphatase family protein: protein MQRTAVINIVGLSPDLLGPHLPRLTAFAGRGKQVPVESLLPAVTCSVQATYLTGRWPGEHGIVGNGWYFRDECEVKFWRQSNRLIEAPKIWDVARERDPSFTVANICWWYNMYSSADYAVTPRPMYPADGRKLPDCYTQPTELRGELQAKLGTFPLFSYWGPNANISSSRWIAEAAKYVEEKHSPTLNLVYLPHLDYGLQKYGPDQDAMKDDLAAIDEVAGDLIDFYERRGVSVIVVSEYGIERAWRPVHLNRALREAGLIAVREELGRELLDAGVSAAFAVADHQVAHVYVNDPARMDEVRALLERLPGVAEVLDEEGKHRHHLDHPRAGEFVVVAEPGAWFTYYYWLDDARAPDFARTVDIHRKPGYDPVELFMDPHSPAKVKAGVALAKKKLGFRYLLDVIGFDGTLVRGSHGRAGVGPGAGPLLITAQPELLPQDHLAPTDVFGVILAHLGLAQEAWDWSPETQPVTREG, encoded by the coding sequence ATGCAACGAACCGCCGTCATCAACATCGTGGGCCTGAGCCCGGACCTGCTGGGACCGCACCTGCCGCGCCTGACCGCCTTCGCAGGGAGGGGAAAACAGGTCCCCGTCGAGAGCCTGCTCCCCGCCGTCACCTGCTCCGTGCAGGCGACCTACCTGACCGGGCGGTGGCCGGGCGAACACGGCATCGTCGGCAACGGCTGGTACTTCCGCGACGAGTGCGAGGTCAAGTTCTGGCGGCAGTCCAACCGGTTGATCGAGGCGCCCAAGATCTGGGACGTGGCGCGCGAACGGGACCCCAGCTTCACCGTCGCCAACATCTGCTGGTGGTACAACATGTACTCCAGCGCCGACTACGCGGTGACGCCCCGCCCGATGTACCCCGCCGATGGGCGCAAACTCCCCGACTGCTACACCCAGCCCACCGAGTTGCGGGGCGAGCTACAGGCGAAGCTCGGGACCTTCCCGCTCTTCTCGTACTGGGGGCCGAACGCGAATATCAGCTCCAGCCGCTGGATCGCGGAGGCGGCGAAGTACGTCGAGGAGAAGCACTCGCCCACCCTGAACCTGGTGTACCTGCCCCACCTCGACTACGGGCTTCAGAAGTACGGGCCGGACCAGGACGCGATGAAGGACGACCTCGCCGCCATCGACGAGGTGGCCGGGGACCTGATCGATTTTTACGAGCGGCGCGGGGTGAGCGTCATCGTCGTCTCCGAGTACGGGATCGAGCGGGCGTGGCGTCCGGTCCACCTCAACCGCGCCCTGCGGGAAGCGGGATTGATCGCCGTGCGCGAGGAGCTGGGCCGGGAACTCCTCGACGCGGGGGTCAGTGCCGCCTTCGCCGTCGCGGATCACCAGGTCGCCCACGTGTACGTGAACGACCCGGCCCGCATGGACGAAGTTCGCGCCTTGTTGGAGCGCCTGCCCGGCGTGGCCGAGGTGCTGGACGAGGAGGGCAAGCACCGTCATCACCTCGACCACCCGAGGGCCGGGGAGTTCGTCGTTGTGGCCGAGCCCGGCGCGTGGTTCACCTACTACTACTGGCTGGACGACGCCCGCGCCCCCGACTTCGCCCGCACCGTGGACATCCACCGCAAGCCCGGTTACGACCCGGTGGAACTCTTCATGGACCCGCACTCGCCCGCGAAGGTGAAGGCGGGGGTCGCCCTGGCGAAGAAGAAGCTGGGCTTCCGCTACCTGCTCGACGTGATCGGCTTCGACGGGACGCTCGTGCGCGGCTCGCATGGCCGGGCGGGGGTGGGGCCGGGGGCGGGGCCGCTCCTCATCACCGCGCAGCCGGAGTTGTTGCCGCAGGACCACCTCGCGCCGACCGACGTGTTCGGGGTGATCCTGGCCCACCTGGGGCTGGCTCAGGAGGCGTGGGACTGGTCGCCGGAGACTCAGCCGGTGACCCGGGAAGGTTGA